The sequence TGCTCAAGCAAGCCGAAGCCAACCGGCTGGTAGCCGACGTGCTGGCAGACTTGATGGAGTACGGCACCAGTGACCGGATCCAGGCGCACATCAACGAACTGCTCGGCACCATGGCCTGCCACGGGGCGATTCGCGCCAATCGGCGTCTGGCCCTGGCGGAAATGAACGGCTTGCTGCGGGACATGGAAAACACCGAGCGCAGTGGCCAATGCAACCATGGCCGACCGACCTGGACCCAAATGGGCCTGGACGATCTGGACAAACTATTCTTGCGCGGTCGTTGATGAGCGCTCTACCTCCGGCCATCTTCCTGATGGGCCCGACTGCCGCCGGCAAGACGGACCTGGCCATCGAACTGACCAAGGTCTTGCCGTGCGAGCTGATCAGTGTCGATTCCGCCCTGGTTTACCGGGACATGGACATCGGCACCGCCAAGCCTTCAAAGGAACTGCTGGCCCAGTATCCGCACCGATTGATCGACATCATCGACCCGTCCCAAAGCTATTCGGCGGCGGATTTTCGCACCGACGCGTTGGCGGCCATGGCTGAAATCACCGCGCGGGGCAATATTCCGCTGCTGGTGGGCGGTACGATGCTCTACTACAAGGCTTTGCAGGAAGGTCTGGCGGATATGCCGCCAGCCGATCCCCAAGTGCGCGCCGAGTTGGAAGAAGAGGCTGCGCGCCTTGGCTGGCAAGTCCTGCATGACCAGTTGGCGGCGGTGGACCCAGTGTCCGCTGCGCGGATTCATCCCAACGACCCCCAGCGCCTGTCACGGGCACTGGAAGTCTGGCGAGTCAGTGGTCAGACCATGACTGCGCACCGACTGAGACAATCTGCGCAAAGTACTGATGCAGGCGCGTCTAGGCAGCCACAATTGCCCTATACTGTGGCGAATCTGGCCATCGCTCCGGCGAATCGTCAGGTGCTGCATGAGCGAATTGCACAAAGATTCACAATTATGTTGGAACAGGGGTTCGTGGACGAGGTCGTAGCACTGCGTTCCAGAGGTGACCTGCATCCGGGGTTACCTTCGATACGTGCTGTAGGCTACCGCCAAGTCTGGGATCATCTGGATGGCAAGTTGACGTCAGCCGAAATGCAGGAGCGCGGCATCATTGCCACGCGCCAATTGGCGAAACGCCAGTTCACCTGGCTACGCAGCTGGACTGACTTGCATTGGCTGGACAGTCTGGATTGCGACAATCTGTCACGCACCTTGAAATACTTGGGAACGGTCTCCATATTGAGCTGAGTCCTTGCAATTGCCGTCTATCCTTGGGGGTGTGACGGCTACGAGCTATCTATTTTCCGATTTTTTATTATTGATCCTTAAAGGAGTGCGGCACATGTCAAAAGGGCATTCGCTACAAGACCCTTACTTGAATACTTTACGTAAAGAGAAAGTTGGGGTTTCCATCTATCTGGTCAACGGTATCAAACTGCAAGGTACGATCGAGTCTTTCGACCAGTTCGTTATCCTGCTGAAAAACACCGTCAGCCAGATGGTCTACAAACACGCTATCTCGACAGTAGTGCCGGTTCGTCCAATTCGTCTGCCTAGTGCAACCGATGCCGAACAGGGTGACGCTGAGCCAGGTAACGCCTGATAGGAGTCTCCTTTGTTCTTTGAGCGCCACGGTGGTGGTGAGCGGGTAATCCTCGTTCACTTGGATGGTCAGGACCCTGAGGCGCGCGAAGATCCGCAGGAGTTTCAGGAGCTGGCAAATTCGGCTGGCGCCGAGACCGTCGCGTTT is a genomic window of Pseudomonas sp. ADAK18 containing:
- the miaA gene encoding tRNA (adenosine(37)-N6)-dimethylallyltransferase MiaA, which codes for MSALPPAIFLMGPTAAGKTDLAIELTKVLPCELISVDSALVYRDMDIGTAKPSKELLAQYPHRLIDIIDPSQSYSAADFRTDALAAMAEITARGNIPLLVGGTMLYYKALQEGLADMPPADPQVRAELEEEAARLGWQVLHDQLAAVDPVSAARIHPNDPQRLSRALEVWRVSGQTMTAHRLRQSAQSTDAGASRQPQLPYTVANLAIAPANRQVLHERIAQRFTIMLEQGFVDEVVALRSRGDLHPGLPSIRAVGYRQVWDHLDGKLTSAEMQERGIIATRQLAKRQFTWLRSWTDLHWLDSLDCDNLSRTLKYLGTVSILS
- the hfq gene encoding RNA chaperone Hfq, producing the protein MSKGHSLQDPYLNTLRKEKVGVSIYLVNGIKLQGTIESFDQFVILLKNTVSQMVYKHAISTVVPVRPIRLPSATDAEQGDAEPGNA